The sequence below is a genomic window from Labrys wisconsinensis.
CCGACGACCTTGTCCTTCGCCCAAAAATGCTCCAGCGCCTTGCCTACATCGGTGTTCGGGAAGAGATCGAAGGTCGCACCGCGTCCGCCGGCCACGTGAACGGCATCGTACTGGTCCAGATTGACGTCGGCGAGCTTCAGGGTCGTCTCGAACTTCGCGACGAGGCCCTTGTCCGACAGAAAGCCCTTGCTGACGAGGTCTTCAGCCTCAAGCGAATGCTCGAAATGCGGGTCGCTGTAGGAATCGTACACGACCTTGCCGCCCTTGGGGCTGGCGAAGTCGACTTCGACGCCACGCTCGATCAGGTGCCAATAGGGATGAGTGACTTCCGACAACCAGAATGCTGTCTCGGAATTTGAAATTACGAATAGAACCTTCATGGTAGAGCCTCATGTGTGATGCCGCACCTCGAAACCTGCCGCGTTGAAGCAACGAGGCCGAGATTGCATGCTTGCGGGATTGGGGGGCTTGACGCACCGCTTCGGTGCCATTGCTGATGATACTGGTGAGCCGCCGTGCGGCTCGAATTGTCTGTCGGATTTTCTATGATCTCCTTCCGGGCTTTGTTTGATCCTGCCTTCGGTTCACGCCTTTGCGGCGATCCCGTAGCGAGCGGCGGGAGATGAGCTCGACAACCGGGCGGCCATCGCTCTGCGGGCCGCTTCGTAGCGGTTCCACTCGTCCAGATCGGGCAGCGCCGGGATCGTGACGATCTCGCCCTGATCAAGACCGGCCAGCGACGCATCGACCATGTCTTCCGCCGTCATCACGATCGAGGCGGGAAGGTTATGGATCCCGACGCCCGCGATGTCCCAAAACGGCGTGGCGGTCGCGCCCGGCAGCACTGCCTGGACGCGCACGCCCTTGTCGGCAAGTTCGTGCTGGAGCGATTGACTGAGAGCGAGGACGAAGGCTTTGGTCGCGCCGTAGACGCCGTTCATCCTCTCCGGCGCAATCCCCACGATCGACGCAATATTGATGAGGGTGCCTCCACCCCGCGCCGCGAAGCCGGGTGCGGCGGCGTAGGTAAGGCGCGTCAGGGCACCGACATTCAACGAGATCATCTCTTCCATCTTGTCGATGTCCGACGACAGCAACGGCGTCATCGAGCCGACGCCCGCATTGTTGAC
It includes:
- a CDS encoding type 1 glutamine amidotransferase domain-containing protein; the encoded protein is MKVLFVISNSETAFWLSEVTHPYWHLIERGVEVDFASPKGGKVVYDSYSDPHFEHSLEAEDLVSKGFLSDKGLVAKFETTLKLADVNLDQYDAVHVAGGRGATFDLFPNTDVGKALEHFWAKDKVVGAICHGAIALGNIPARIRGKRTTGYTLEADLALQKMFGPGFVIPHYPQTVLEETGSVYSRLGNDDPYIIRDGKLVTGQNQQSASEYSIVLLSAMTGNSPVSVA
- a CDS encoding SDR family NAD(P)-dependent oxidoreductase → MTIPERKGTALITGASTGIGAVYADRLAKRGYDLVLVARNQGRLLELAKRLEKETGRLVETLVADLNDQSDIRQVEERLKGDRHITMLVNNAGVGSMTPLLSSDIDKMEEMISLNVGALTRLTYAAAPGFAARGGGTLINIASIVGIAPERMNGVYGATKAFVLALSQSLQHELADKGVRVQAVLPGATATPFWDIAGVGIHNLPASIVMTAEDMVDASLAGLDQGEIVTIPALPDLDEWNRYEAARRAMAARLSSSSPAARYGIAAKA